In Monodelphis domestica isolate mMonDom1 chromosome 1, mMonDom1.pri, whole genome shotgun sequence, the sequence TGCAACGGAGCtatgtctcctctttccccccgaTGAAGGCGTTGACCTGTATCAGGTCATGGGTGACAGGCACCACCAGGTAAGAGTGCTTTCACCCTTGCGTTCCAGAGGACTTCCACCCCGCCGAGAAGCGGACCGGGATGCGAGAAGGCGTCGTCGGTCAGAAGATGACGAGGTTCATAACAGCAGGAAGAGACCGAGGATGGACTACGCCCCTGGGTTTCGTGAGAGACCAGCGCGTAGGGAGGACGCACGCCATCCAGCAGCGGACAGAAGATTTTCAGGAGTTGCCAGAGGTGTTTTCATGAAGGGCTCCTACGAGGATGACCTGAGAGCATTTCACAACAGCAGGCCACCAAGGCCAATGCGGGACATGTCCCCTGGTCGAGGAAGGGGACAGCCTTCCTACCGCGCTGGCCACCAGCAGCGTGCTCTCCCTTTCCAGGACTCTCGGTCAGGACGTCGACCTGTGCCACAGGAAGCAAGACACAGAGGTCAACCAGCATGTGATTCTGATAGGCGCGTAGAGGACTTCCTGCGTGAAACACGAGCTATCTTTGGCTCTCAGAGACGGAGACCCCGTGAATGGGATCGACCCGGAGAATGTGATAGTTCCCCATATGGCCGGAGAGACAGGGAGGCGCGTGAATggcgagagaggaggagagacgaggagagaagagagaggagaagacggGAGAGGAGACTGACGCGATGCAGCTGCCCCGAACATCTTCCATTCATCTCCTGACCACCTGGCCCACGGAGGATGTCCCGGAGTTCGCAGCTCCACGCCtgtgctcttgtttctcatacttctaatttctccacttgctttccctttctagagaggtaaataaatacGGAGCTTGCCACACCGCAGGTGTTTTAagttgtggtctctgagtcttgattcctgcctctcttcctctgaccGCCTCATCTGTCTCACATCcagattcctctagcctccattctccttctcagctcaCCACCCACAGATGAATTATGTAGGAACGGCTGGCGGATCCTACTGTACCCCTATTCTCTCCAAGGGATTCTTCCAACTGATCCTGAGCTGGCTCCTCCCCAAGGTCCTTCGACAACGGACATCAATCTACTAGGAAGCCCCCGTATCCTCTGATTTTCTCCCGATACAAGCCCTGGACACGCCCTCGGACCCAGTAAACAACCGACCAGGATGTGTGTAAGAGGCAGTTATGAGCTCAGGGCGACGGAAACAAAAGCAACCCTAGGAAGGAACAATCCCGTCCATCATGCTCGGCGTGTCCATCCATGGGGCCTATTAACcaaaggtgtgacaaggaaatctctttaagagactgatacatattaatttaaggtcgccaaggaattcagctatgtaattcctaaatgaaaactcaagtcagcagtcaaccttttatggagtttaattacagacaggaggaagaaaggtattagagagagagagagggagagagaaaggggagagaaaggaatagggcttaaataccccctctgttttggctgggccaaaaggcccaagcccttagatagctgaggcaaagaaaagagatcagtccctatcactcacgtgaccaaaatggagacacagtctcaggggcctccacctccagcttccttcagagcaagcttctcagagcacaacctctcagagcaaaacctctccaaccacccctcagtcctcagacccccctatctttaaggaaaccatccaagttccctcccctcagttctcacatctaccaatcactgtccatgtcttccctgtgccaatggtggctctagcttaacccaggaccgcccagaggtctgtggctttgcacatgtctgttgaaggtcatattctcaaataattaaatcttgatcctttgctacagcccttcctaaatcctgttaccctgagtagggtggagattggaataattaaattttgatctctgctgcagccctttccattgttcagcaaaaggtttctgtcctaaagtaatcttaagaagggaggagggggaacctcccttgccaatgggattcacattccagtagagttcccactatcagtaggaaattccttacaggcatgaaaccttccaatggtgaaatttccaacattcacaagtctaagaaattttaaggtttacaaagggaacctggatgtgtataattgagagagagaacagggggctgagagagggatgtggattttctgcctctgatacagtcAAGCTCATGAGTTCACACCTTCTCCTCTTGcccccaaatggagaaaaaagttcaCACATATTCCCAAGGTGTGAACTCCGGACACAAGGGTGAGAACTCCTGGCCTCCCTGCCAGCTCCTCTATATAGTCGGCTGTCAGGCATCTCCCTCATTTGGGATCACTGGAGTCCTCATCTGCGGATCCAGGGAGGTGACCTCTCCTCTACCCAGAACAAACCGGGCATTACctttggaagctcaaccaagaggcaaaacaagaaagaaagaaataattgaaaaaaaaaaggaggaaacaaaaaaaccacagggttttttctttttcttttttttttttgatccaatcattcttttatttatttttatatctatttattcattcatttatttattaattaattcattcatttatttattcattcatttatttatttatttatttatttatttatttatttatttatttatttattttttcattcattgatctcctcagcTGGGGTGATGGCCGCCAGCAATCGGGATgagaaagatggagattttaatgttttggacTATATCTTAGGAGAGGCATACGATCAGGATGACTCTTTGTGTCACCCTGAAATGgaacaagatgaaaatgaggaacgggcctccaaaagaagatgtgatcGAATGGAAACTACCCAACGCGAGAGTCAAGAATCCCCTGAGTGGTCCCGAGAATTGACTCCAGAGCCACCTGGCTCACCTATGAGCACAGAGCCATGTGGAAGTCCACGTGAACAGACTGCAGTCGGGAAAAGGCGCGTGCAAAGCAGGTCTGAGTCTTCCACAGCGGACGGCTCCCAGAGCCTTGGGCAGGATGTTGATAGGTGGCACAGCAGGTCCCAGCTGCCTTCCAAAGAAGAATCAGGCTGTGTGGAATATGACCGTGAGATCGGCAGCAGGAACTGTTCCgaagaagagagtggaaagggcagaaggaacgaggcggaaggagtgggagaagaggaagagagggatgctgcgagaaaagatgaagaagatggaggggagcaggaagagCCCGAAGAGAGAAGCGCCCGGGATCTTCGAAGCGAAGCCGGTGGCTCTTTTTCTGAGACTCTATCTTTCCCAGAAGGGTCAGCCGCCGCTGGTTCTAGCACTGAtggatcagaggagaaaaagcaaggaaggaagagagcccgAGGCATAGCTTCAATTGTTTTTCGCAGAAGTCCAAGTTGTGCATCGGAATCATCTGCAGGTCCGCGAGGCAAGCACAAGAGATCATCATCTTCCGTTGCTGCTGTTCCGGAAGACCCCACGAGGAGGCTTCGATATATTCTGCGGGATGCGAGATTCTTCCTCATAAAGAGCAGCAACCGTGAAAACATCTCCCTTGCCAAAGCCAGGGGTATATGGTCGACCCTGccagcaaatgaaaagaaactgaatgctgCATTCCGATCTGcaagaaatgtcattttgatattttccgtGACAGAGAGTGGAGCTTTTCAAGGCTTTGCGAGACTCTGTTCAGAATCCCACCACGGAGGACCTCCTATACATTGGGTTTTGCCTGAAGGCATGAATCTTAAGACCCTTGGAGGGGTCTTCAGAATTGCCTGGATTTGCAGGCACGAATTGCCCTTCACCAAATGTGTTCACCTTACCAACGCTTTGAATGGACATAAGCCAGTTAAAATTGGACGTGACGGTCAGGAAGTTGACCTCGAATGTGCAACGGAGCtatgtctcctctttccccccgaTGAAGGCGTTGACCTGTATCAGGTCATGGGTGACAGGCACCACCAGGTAAGAGTGCTTTCACCCTTGCGTTCCAGAGGACTTCCACCCCGCCGAGAAGCGGACCGGGATGCGAGAAGGCGTCGTCGGTCAGAAGATGACGAGGTTCATAACAGCAGGAAGAGACCGAGGATGGACTACGCCCCTGGGTTTCGTGAGAGACCAGCGCGTAGGGAGGACGCACGCCATCCAGCAGCGGACAGAAGATTTTCAGGAGTTGCCAGAGGTGTTTTCATGAAGGGCTCCTACGAGGATGACCTGAGAGCATTTCACAACAGCAGGCCACCAAGGCCAATGCGGGACATGTCCCCTGGTCGAGGAAGGGGACAGCCTTCCTACCGCGCTGGCCACCAGCAGCGTGCTCTCCCTTTCCAGGACTCTCGGTCAGGACGTCGACCTGTGCCACAGGAAGCAAGACACAGAGGTCAACCAGCATGTGATTCTGATAGGCGCGTAGAGGACTTCCTGCGTGAAACACGAGCTATCTTTGGCTCTCAGAGACGGAGACCCCGTGAATGGGATCGACCCGGAGAATGTGATAGTTCCCCATATGGCCGGAGAGACAGGGAGGCGCGTGAATggcgagagaggaggagagacgaggagagaagagagaggagaagacggGAGAGGAGACTGACGCGATGCAGCTGCCCCGAACATCTTCCATTCATCTCCTGACCACCTGGCCCACGGAGGATGTCCCGGAGTTCGCAGCTCCACGCCtgtgctcttgtttctcatacttctaatttctccacttgctttccctttctagagaggtaaataaatacGGAGCTTGCCACACCGCAGGTGTTTTAagttgtggtctctgagtcttgattcctgcctctcttcctctgaccGCCTCATCTGTCTCACATCcagattcctctagcctccattctccttctcagctcaCCACCCACAGATGAATTATGTAGGAACGGCTGGCGGATCCTACTGTACCCCTATTCTCTCCAAGGGATTCTTCCAACTGATCCTGAGCTGGCTCCTCCCCAAGGTCCTTCGACAACGGACATCAATCTACTAGGAAGCCCCCGTATCCTCTGATTTTCTCCCGATACAAGCCCTGGACACGCCCTCGGACCCAGTAAACAACCGACCAGGATGTGTGTAAGAGGCAGTTATGAGCTCAGGGCGACGGAAACAAAAGCAACCCTAGGAAGGAACAATCCCGTCCATCATGCTCGGCGTGTCCATCCATGGGGCCTATTAACcaaaggtgtgacaaggaaatctctttaagagactgatacatattaatttaaggtcgccaaggaattcagctatgtaattcctaaatgaaaactcaagtcagcagtcaaccttttatggagtttaattacagacaggaggaagaaaggtattagagagagagagagggagagagaaaggggagagaaaggaatagggcttaaataccccctctgttttggctgggccaaaaggcccaagcccttagatagctgaggcaaagaaaagagatcagtccctatcactcacgtgaccaaaatggagacacagtctcaggggcctccacctccagcttccttcagagcaagcttctcagagcacaacctctcagagcaaaacctctccaaccacccctcagtcctcagacccccctatctttaaggaaaccatccaagttccctcccctcagttctcacatctaccaatcactgtccatgtcttccctgtgccaatggtggctctagcttaacccaggaccgcccagaggtctgtggctttgcacatgtctgttgaaggtcatattctcaaataattaaatcttgatcctttgctacagcccttcctaaatcctgttaccctgagtagggtggagattggaataattaaattttgatctctgctgcagccctttccattcattgttcagcaaaaggtttctgtcctaaagtaatcttaagaagggaggagggggaacctcccttgccaatgggattcacattccagtagagttcccactatcagtaggaaattccttacaggcatgaaaccttccaatggtgaaatttccaacattcacaagtctaagaaattttaaggtttacaaagggaacctggatgtgtataattgagagagagaacagggggctgagagagggatgtggattttctgcctctgatacagtcAAGCTCATGAGTTCACACCTTCTCCTCTTGcccccaaatggagaaaaaagttcaCACATATTCCCAAGGTGTGAACTCCGGACACAAGGGTGAGAACTCCTGGCCTCCCTGCCAGCTCCTCTATATAGTCGGCTGTCAGGCATCTCCCTCATTTGGGATCACTGGAGTCCTCATCTGCGGATCCAGGGAGGTGACCTCTCCTCTACCCAGAACAAACCGGGCATTACctttggaagctcaaccaagaggcaaaacaagaaagaaagaaataattgaaaaaaaaaaaggaggaaacaaaaaaaccacagggtttttttctttttcttttttttttgatccaatcattcttttatttatttttatatctatttattcattcatttatttattaattcattcattcattcattcatttatttatttatttatttatttatttattttttcattcattgatctcctcagcTGGGGTGATGGCCGCCAGCAATCGGGATgagaaagatggagattttaatgttttggacTATATCTTAGGAGAGGCATACGATCAGGATGACTCTTTGTGTCACCCTGAAATGgaacaagatgaaaatgaggaacgggcctccaaaagaagatgtgatcGAATGGAAACTACCCAACGCGAGAGTCAAGAATCCCCTGAGTGGTCCCGAGAATTGACTCCAGAGCCACCTGGCTCACCTATGAGCACAGAGCCATGTGGAAGTCCACGTGAACAGACTGCAGTCGGGAAAAGGCGCGTGCAAAGCAGGTCTGAGTCTTCCACAGCGGACGGCTCCCAGAGCCTTGGGCAGGATGTTGATAGGTGGCACAGCAGGTCCCAGCTGCCTTCCAAAGAAGAATCAGGCTGTGTGGAATATGACCGTGAGATCGGCAGCAGGAACTGTTCCgaagaagagagtggaaagggcagaaggaacgaggcggaaggagtgggagaagaggaagagagggatgctgcgagaaaagatgaagaagatggaggggagcaggaagagCCCGAAGAGAGAAGCGCCCGGGATCTTCGAAGCGAAGCCGGTGGCTCTTTTTCTGAGACTCTATCTTTCCCAGAAGGGTCAGCCGCCGCTGGTTCTAGCACTGAtggatcagaggagaaaaagcaaggaaggaagagagcccgAGGCATAGCTTCAATTGTTTTTCGCAGAAGTCCAAGTTGTGCATCGGAATCATCTGCAGGTCCGCGAGGCAAGCACAAGAGATCATCATCTTCCGTTGCTGCTGTTCCGGAAGACCCCACGAGGAGGCTTCGATATATTCTGCGGGATGCGAGATTCTTCCTCATAAAGAGCAGCAACCGTGAAAACATCTCCCTTGCCAAAGCCAGGGGTATATGGTCGACCCTGccagcaaatgaaaagaaactgaatgctgCATTCCGATCTGcaagaaatgtcattttgatattttccgtGACAGAGAGTGGAGCTTTTCAAGGCTTTGCGAGACTCTGTTCAGAATCCCACCACGGAGGACCTCCTATACATTGGGTTTTGCCTGAAGGCATGAATCTTAAGACCCTTGGAGGGGTCTTCAGAATTGCCTGGATTTGCAGGCACGAATTGCCCTTCACCAAATGTGTTCACCTTACCAACGCTTTGAATGGACATAAGCCAGTTAAAATTGGACGTGACGGTCAGGAAGTTGACCTCGAATGTGCAACGGAGCtatgtctcctctttccccccgaTGAAGGCGTTGACCTGTATCAGGTCATGGGTGACAGGCACCACCAGGTAAGAGTGCTTTCACCCTTGCGTTCCAGAGGACTTCCACCCCGCCGAGAAGCGGACCGGGATGCGAGAAGGCGTCGTCGGTCAGAAGATGACGAGGTTCATAACAGCAGGAAGAGACCGAGGATGGACTACGCCCCTGGGTTTCGTGAGAGACCAGCGCGTAGGGAGGACGCACGCCATCCAGCAGCGGACAGAAGATTTTCAGGAGTTGCCAGAGGTGTTTTCATGAAGGGCTCCTACGAGGATGACCTGAGAGCATTTCACAACAGCAGGCCACCAAGGCCAATGCGGGACATGTCCCCTGGTCGAGGAAGGGGACAGCCTTCCTACCGCGCTGGCCACCAGCAGCGTGCTCTCCCTTTCCAGGACTCTCGGTCAGGACGTCGACCTGTGCCACAGGAAGCAAGACACAGAGGTCAACCAGCATGTGATTCTGATAGGCGCGTAGAGGACTTCCTGCGTGAAACACGAGCTATCTTTGGCTCTCAGAGACGGAGACCCCGTGAATGGGATCGACCCGGAGAATGTGATAGTTCCCCATATGGCCGGAGAGACAGGGAGGCGCGTGAATggcgagagaggaggagagacgaggagagaagagagaggagaagacggGAGAGGAGACTGACGCGATGCAGCTGCCCCGAACATCTTCCATTCATCTCCTGACCACCTGGCCCACGGAGGATGTCCCGGAGTTCGCAGCTCCACGCCtgtgctcttgtttctcatacttctaatttctccacttgctctccctttctagagaggtaaataaatacGGAGCTTGCCACACCGCAGGTGTTTTAagttgtggtctctgagtcttgattcctgcctctcttcctctgaccGCCTCATCTGTCTCACATCcagattcctctagcctccattctccttctcagctcaCCACCCACAGATGAATTATGTAGGAACGGCTGGCGGATCCTACTGTACCCCTATTCTCTCCAAGGGATTCTTCCAACTGATCCTGAGCTGGCTCCTCCCCAAGGTCCTTCGACAACGGACATCAATCTACTAGGAAGCCCCCGTATCCTCTGATTTTCTCCCGATACAAGCCCTGGACACGCCCTCGGACCCAGTAAACAACCGACCAGGATGTGTGTAAGAGGCAGTTATGAGCTCAGGGCGACGGAAACAAAAGCAACCCTAGGAAGGAACAATCCCGTCCATCATGCTCGGCGTGTCCATCCATGGGGCCTATGAACcaaaggtgtgacaaggaaatctctttaagagactgatacatattaatttaaggtcgccaaggaattcagctatgtaattcctaaatgaaaactcaagtcagcagtcaaccttttatggagtttaattacagacaggaggaagaaaggtattagagagagagagagggagagagaaaggggagagaaaggaatagggcttaaataccccctctgtttaggctgggccaaaaggcccaagcccttagatagctgaggcaaagaaaagagatcagtccctatcactcacgtgaccaaaatggagacacagtctcaggggcctccacctccagcttccttcagagcaagcttctcagagcacaacctctcagagcaaaacctctccaaccacccctcagtcctcagacccccctatctttaaggaaaccatccaagttccctcccctcagttctcacatctaccaatcactgtccatgtcttccctgtgccaatggtggctctagcttaacccaggaccgcccagaggtctgtggctttgcacatgtctgttgaaggtcatattctcaaataattaaatcttgatcctttgctacagcccttcctaaatcctgttaccctgagtagggtggagattggaataattaaattttgatctctgctgcagccctttccattgttcagcaaaaggtttctgtcctaaagtaatcttaagaagggaggagggggaacctcccttgccaatgggattcacattccagtagagttcccactatcagtaggaaattccttacaagcatgaaaccttccaatggtgaaatttccaacattcacaagtctaagaaattttaaggtttacaaagggaacctggatgtgtataattgagagagagaacagggggctgagagagggatgtgtattttctgcctctgatacagtcAAGCTCATGAGTTCACACCTTCTCCTCTTGcccccaaatggagaaaaaagttcaCACATATTCCCAAGGTGTGAACTCCGGACACAAGGGTGAGAACTCCTGGCCTCCCTGCCAGCTCCTCTATATAGTCGGCTGTCAGGCATCTCCCTCATTTGGGATCACTGGAGTCCTCATCTGCGGATCCAGGGAGGTGACCTCTACTCTACCCAGAACAAACCGGGCATTACctttggaagctcaaccaagaggcaaaacaagaaagaaagaaataattgaaaaaaaaaaggaggaaacaaaaaaaccacagggtttttttctttttctttttttttgatccaatcattcttttatttatttttatatctattcattcatttattcattcatttattgatttattaattaattaattaattaattaattaattaatttatttatttatttattttttcattcattgatctcctcagcTGGGGTGATGGCCGCCAGCAATCGGGATgagaaagatggagattttaatgttttggacTATATCTTAGGAGAGGCATACGATCAGGATGACTCTTTGTGTCACCCTGAAATGgaacaagatgaaaatgaggaacgggcctccaaaagaagatgtgatcGAATGGAAACTACCCAACGCAAGAGTCAAGAATCCCCTGAGTGGTCCCGAGAATTGACTCCAGAGCCACCTGGCTCACCTATGAGCACAGAGCCATGTGGAAGTCCACGTGAACAGACTGCAGTCGGGAAAAGGCGCGTGCAAAGCAGGTCTGAGTCTTCCACAGCGGACGGCTCCCAGAGCCTTGGGCAGGATGTTGATAGGTGGCACAGCAGGTCCCAGCTGCCTTCCAAAGAAGAATCAGGCTGTGTGGAATATGACCGTGAGATCGGCAGCAGGAACTGTTCCgaagaagagagtggaaagggcagaaggaacgaggcggaaggagtgggagaagaggaagagagggatgctgcgagaaaagatgaagaagatggaggggagcaggaagagCCCGAAGAGAGAAGCGCCCGGGATCTTCGAAGCGAAGCCGGTGGCTCTTTTTCTGAGACTCTATCTTTCCCAGAAGGGTCAGCCACCGCTGGTTCTAGCACTGAtggatcagaggagaaaaagcaaggaaggaagagagcccgAGGCATAGCTTCAATTGTTTTTCGCAGAAGTCCAAGTTGTGCATCGGAATCATCTGCAGGTCCGCGAGGCAAGCACAAGAGATCATCATCTTCCATTGCTGCTGTTCCGGAAGACCCCACGAGGAGGCTTCGATATATTCTGCGGGATGCGAGATTCTTCCTCATAAAGAGCAGCAACCGTGAAAACATCTCCCTTGCCAAAGCCAGGGGTATATGGTCGACCCTGccagcaaatgaaaagaaactgaatgctgCATTCCGATCTGcaagaaatgtcattttgatattttccgtGACAGAGAGTGGAGCTTTTCAAGGCTTTGCGAGACTCTGTTCAGAATCCCACCACGGAGGACCTCCTATACATTGGGTTTTGCCTGAAGGCATGAATCTTAAGACCCTTGGAGGGGTCTTCAGAATTGCCTGGATTTGCAGGCACGAATTGCCCTTCACCAAATGTGTTCACCTTACCAACGCTTTGAATGGACATAAGCCAGTTAAAATTGGACGTGACGGTCAGGAAGTTGACCTCGAATGTGCAACGGAGCtatgtctcctctttccccccgaTGAAGGCGTTGACCTGTATCAGGTCATGGGTGACAGGCACCACCAGGTAAGAGTGCTTTCACCCTTGCGTTCCAGAGGACTTCCACCCCGCCGAGAAGCGGACCGGGATGCGAGAAGGCGTCGTCGGTCAGAAGATGACGAGGTTCATAACAGCAGGAAGAGACCGAGGATGGACTACGCCCCTGGGTTTCGTGAGAGACCAGCGCGTAGGGAGGACGCACGCCATCCAGCAGCGGACAGAAGATTTTCAGGAGTTGCCAGAGGTGTTTTCATGAAGGGCTCCTACGAGGATGACCTGAGAGCATTTCACAACAGCAGGCCACCAAGGCCAATGCGGGACATGTCCCCTGGTCGAGGAAGGGGACAGCCTTCCTACCGCGCTGGCCACCAGCAGCGTGCTCTCCCTTTCCAGGACTCTCGGTCAGGACGTCGACCTGTGCCACAGGAAGCAAGACACAGAGGTCAACCAGCATGTGATTCTGATAGGCGCGTAGAGGACTTCCTGCGTGAAACACGAGCTATCTTTGGCTCTCAGAGACGGAGACCCCGTGAATGGGATCGACCCGGAGAATGTGATAGTTCCCCATATGGCCGGAGAGACAGGGAGGCGCGTGAATggcgagagaggaggagagacgaggagagaagagagaggagaagacggGAGAGGAGACTGACGCGATGCAGCTGCCCCGAACATCTTCCATTCATCTCCTGACCACCTGGCCCACGGAGGATGTCCCGGAGTTCGCAGCTCCACGCCtgtgctcttgtttctcatacttctaatttctccacttgctttccctttctagagaggtaaataaatacGGAGCTTGCCACACCGCAGGTGTTTTAagttgtggtctctgagtcttgattcctgcctctcttcctctgaccGCCTCATCTGTCTCACATCcagattcctctagcctccattctccttctcagctcaCCACCCACAGATGAATTATGTAGGAACGGCTGGCGGATCCTACTGTACCCCTATTCTCTCCAAGGGATTCTTCCAACTGATCCTGAGCTGGCTCCTCCCCAAGGTCCTTCGACAACGGACATCAATCTACTAGGAAGCCCCCGTATCCTCTGATTTTCTCCCGATACAAGCCCTGGACACGCCCTCGGACCCAGTAAACAACCGACCAGGATGTGTGTAAGAGGCAGTTATGAGCTCAGGGCGACGGAAACAAAAGCAACCCTAGGAAGGAACAATCCCGTCCATCATGCTCGGCGTGTCCATCCATGGGGCCTATTAACcaaaggtgtgacaaggaaatctctttaagagactgatacatattaatttaaggtcgccaaggaattcagctatgtaattcctaaatgaaaactcaagtcagcagtcaaccttttatggagtttaattacagacaggaggaagaaaggtattagagagagagagagggagagagaaaggggagagaaaggaatagggcttaaataccccctctgttttggctgggccaaaaggcccaagcccttagatagctgaggcaaagaaaagagatcagtccctatcactcacgtgaccaaaatggagacacagtctcaggggcctccac encodes:
- the LOC130457350 gene encoding YTH domain-containing protein 1-like, with the protein product EEERDAARKDEEDGGEQEEPEERSARDLRSEAGGSFSETLSFPEGSAAAGSSTDGSEEKKQGRKRARGIASIVFRRSPSCASESSAGPRSKHKRSSSSVAAVPEDPTRRLRYILRDARFFLIKSSNRENISLAKARGIWSTLPANEKKLNAAFRSARNVILIFSVTESGAFQGFARLCSESHHGGPPIHWVLPEGMNLKTLGGVFRIAWICRHELPFTKCVHLTNALNGHKPVKIGRDGQEVDLECATELCLLFPPDEGVDLYQVMGDRHHQVRVLSPLRSRGLPPRREADRDARRRRRSEDDEVHNSRKRPRMDYAPGFRERPARREDARHPAADRRFSGVARGVFMKGSYEDDLRAFHNSRPPRPMRDMSPGRGRGQPSYRAGHQQRALPFQDSRSGRRPVPQEARHRGQPACDSDRRVEDFLRETRAIFGSQRRRPREWDRPGECDSSPYGRRDREAREWRERRRDEERRERRRRERRLTRCSCPEHLPFIS
- the LOC130457351 gene encoding YTH domain-containing protein 1-like, translated to MAASNRDEKDGDFNVLDYILGEAYDQDDSLCHPEMEQDENEERASKRRCDRMETTQRESQESPEWSRELTPEPPGSPMSTEPCGSPRPRGKHKRSSSSVAAVPEDPTRRLRYILRDARFFLIKSSNRENISLAKARGIWSTLPANEKKLNAAFRSARNVILIFSVTESGAFQGFARLCSESHHGGPPIHWVLPEGMNLKTLGGVFRIAWICRHELPFTKCVHLTNALNGHKPVKIGRDGQEVDLECATELCLLFPPDEGVDLYQVMGDRHHQVRVLSPLRSRGLPPRREADRDARRRRRSEDDEVHNSRKRPRMDYAPGFRERPARREDARHPAADRRFSGVARGVFMKGSYEDDLRAFHNSRPPRPMRDMSPGRGRGQPSYRAGHQQRALPFQDSRSGRRPVPQEARHRGQPACDSDRRVEDFLRETRAIFGSQRRRPREWDRPGECDSSPYGRRDREAREWRERRRDEERRERRRRERRLTRCSCPEHLPFIS
- the LOC130457353 gene encoding YTH domain-containing protein 1-like, which codes for EEERDAARKDEEDGGEQEEPEERSARDLRSEAGGSFSETLSFPEGSATAGSSTDGSEEKKQGRKRARGIASIVFRRSPSCASESSADPTRRLRYILRDARFFLIKSSNRENISLAKARGIWSTLPANEKKLNAAFRSARNVILIFSVTESGAFQGFARLCSESHHGGPPIHWVLPEGMNLKTLGGVFRIAWICRHELPFTKCVHLTNALNGHKPVKIGRDGQEVDLECATELCLLFPPDEGVDLYQVMGDRHHQVRVLSPLRSRGLPPRREADRDARRRRRSEDDEVHNSRKRPRMDYAPGFRERPARREDARHPAADRRFSGVARGVFMKGSYEDDLRAFHNSRPPRPMRDMSPGRGRGQPSYRAGHQQRALPFQDSRSGRRPVPQEARHRGQPACDSDRRVEDFLRETRAIFGSQRRRPREWDRPGECDSSPYGRRDREAREWRERRRDEERRERRRRERRLTRCSCPEHLPFIS